From a single Hymenobacter sp. YIM 151500-1 genomic region:
- a CDS encoding Gfo/Idh/MocA family protein codes for MHSFRNIAPPSRREFVRTLSLGLGATLLGSSALAQQLAWLTEAGYGPASLDAWQTGRKLGVALVGLGKYSAGQLAPALQQTQLCRLAGIVTGTPAKATQWQQQYNLPEKNSYDYKTFDRIADNPDIDIVYVVLPVGMHAEYVERAARAGKHVICEKPMAPTADDCRRMIAAMQKAGKKLSIGYRLHFEPHHQEMMRLGQQQVLGPVRKLLADNGFRFNNDTPWRVDKELAGGGPLMDMGIYCVQGVIYTKGELPTSVTAKFAPKTDPVLFKEVEAGVSWQMQFADGAVADCRTSYAENLNSRLRAEAANGWMELQPAFGYGGLRGRTSQGPMNLQNVPQQARQMDDFADCVLNNKPTRVPGEMGLRDVQILQAIYRAAETGQKVSTKDVVAVLDKAGSR; via the coding sequence ATGCATTCTTTTCGGAACATAGCCCCTCCCTCCCGCCGGGAGTTTGTACGTACCCTTTCGCTGGGGCTGGGAGCCACGCTGCTAGGCAGCTCGGCCCTGGCTCAGCAGCTGGCGTGGCTGACGGAAGCGGGCTACGGGCCGGCCAGCCTGGACGCCTGGCAAACCGGCCGCAAGCTGGGCGTGGCCCTGGTGGGCCTGGGCAAGTACAGCGCCGGGCAGCTGGCGCCGGCCTTGCAGCAAACCCAGCTCTGCCGCCTGGCCGGCATCGTGACGGGCACGCCGGCCAAGGCAACGCAGTGGCAGCAGCAGTACAACCTGCCCGAAAAAAATAGCTACGACTATAAGACCTTCGACCGAATTGCCGACAACCCGGACATCGACATTGTGTACGTGGTGCTGCCGGTGGGCATGCACGCCGAGTACGTGGAGCGGGCGGCGCGGGCCGGCAAGCACGTCATCTGCGAGAAGCCCATGGCGCCCACTGCCGACGACTGCCGCCGCATGATTGCGGCCATGCAAAAAGCCGGCAAGAAGCTGAGCATCGGCTACCGCCTGCACTTCGAGCCCCACCATCAGGAAATGATGCGCCTGGGCCAGCAGCAGGTGCTGGGGCCGGTGCGCAAGCTGCTGGCCGACAACGGCTTCCGCTTCAACAACGACACGCCCTGGCGGGTAGACAAGGAGCTGGCCGGCGGCGGGCCGCTCATGGACATGGGCATCTATTGCGTGCAGGGCGTCATCTACACCAAAGGCGAGCTGCCGACGTCGGTTACCGCCAAGTTCGCCCCGAAAACCGACCCCGTGCTGTTCAAGGAAGTGGAAGCCGGGGTAAGCTGGCAGATGCAGTTTGCCGATGGTGCCGTGGCCGACTGCCGCACCAGCTACGCCGAGAACCTGAACAGCCGCCTGCGCGCCGAAGCCGCCAACGGCTGGATGGAGCTGCAGCCCGCCTTCGGCTACGGCGGCCTCCGGGGCCGCACCAGCCAGGGCCCCATGAACCTGCAAAACGTGCCTCAGCAAGCCCGCCAGATGGACGACTTCGCCGACTGCGTCCTTAACAACAAGCCCACCCGCGTGCCTGGCGAAATGGGCCTGCGCGACGTGCAAATTCTGCAAGCCATCTACCGCGCTGCCGAAACCGGCCAGAAGGTTTCCACCAAAGACGTGGTGGCCGTGCTGGACAAAGCTGGAAGCCGCTAG
- a CDS encoding PQQ-dependent sugar dehydrogenase gives MAQGLSDPWEVTYGPDNMLWVTEARGYRVSRLDPATGARRVLLDLSRARQFPRYDRIPDAVDGGKPWPQGGLMGLALHPRLLSGKPYVYLAYIDRHAGAGRPGNGGAPNYGGHFFTARLVRYEYDAAAHTLVRPVMLCDSIPASNDHNAGRLLLAPVAGRTYLFYTVGDLGAGQFENGGRPNHAQDPGRYEGKVLRFNAEPDTDAGPYDPWIPNDNPFGSGPRQSAVWSLGHRNPQGLAYAMVGGTGRLYASEHGPFSDEEINLIERGRNYGHPLVIGLADGNYNGLAAAASAHSTLPGPWHTTYPTIGSEQANAAALGPAYRNPIATLYPLSNELLTTVLTRTRAQSPDEPTWNSEAPSSLDVYSAAAIPGWQHSLLVPTLKKGKLIRLKLAPDGAAVASDTLTYFRAPVRYRDLALSPDGTRLYLATDSSSITSGPTAETGPKGAACKGCIIEFRYLSGGTAAAPPRAPAPLSPDHALQQVTALVRGLSAKDQRIRRAGLPAEQQPVFDLLLKPTLTAPEKARVRQQAPALLAGLRQQ, from the coding sequence CCGTATTCCGGATGCGGTGGACGGCGGCAAGCCCTGGCCCCAGGGCGGGCTGATGGGCCTGGCCCTACACCCTCGGCTGCTCAGCGGCAAGCCCTACGTGTACCTGGCCTACATCGACCGGCACGCCGGGGCCGGGCGGCCGGGCAACGGCGGCGCCCCTAACTACGGCGGCCACTTCTTCACGGCCCGGCTGGTGCGCTACGAGTACGATGCCGCGGCTCACACCCTCGTTCGGCCCGTAATGCTCTGCGACAGTATTCCGGCCAGCAACGACCACAACGCCGGCCGCCTGCTGCTGGCCCCGGTGGCCGGCCGCACCTACCTGTTCTACACCGTGGGCGACCTGGGCGCGGGGCAGTTTGAAAACGGCGGCCGGCCCAACCACGCTCAGGACCCCGGCCGCTACGAGGGCAAGGTGCTGCGCTTCAACGCCGAGCCCGACACCGACGCCGGCCCCTACGACCCGTGGATACCCAACGACAATCCGTTCGGCAGCGGGCCGCGGCAGAGTGCCGTCTGGAGCTTGGGCCACCGCAACCCCCAGGGCCTGGCCTACGCCATGGTGGGCGGCACCGGGCGGCTGTACGCCTCGGAGCACGGCCCCTTCTCCGACGAGGAAATCAACCTGATCGAGCGAGGCCGCAACTACGGCCACCCGCTGGTAATTGGCCTGGCCGATGGCAACTACAACGGCCTGGCCGCCGCAGCCTCGGCCCACTCCACGCTGCCGGGCCCCTGGCACACCACCTACCCCACCATCGGCAGCGAGCAGGCCAACGCAGCGGCCCTGGGCCCTGCCTACCGCAACCCCATTGCCACACTCTACCCGCTCAGCAACGAGCTTCTGACCACCGTCCTCACCCGCACCCGCGCCCAGAGCCCCGACGAGCCTACCTGGAACTCGGAGGCGCCCAGCTCCCTCGACGTGTACTCGGCCGCGGCCATTCCCGGCTGGCAGCATTCGTTGCTGGTGCCCACGCTGAAGAAAGGCAAGCTGATTCGGTTGAAGCTGGCGCCCGACGGCGCGGCCGTGGCCTCCGACACACTTACCTACTTCCGGGCGCCGGTGCGCTACCGCGACCTGGCCCTCAGCCCCGATGGCACCCGGCTCTACCTGGCCACCGACAGCTCGTCTATCACCTCGGGGCCCACGGCAGAAACAGGGCCCAAAGGAGCCGCCTGCAAAGGCTGCATCATCGAGTTCCGCTACCTAAGCGGGGGCACGGCCGCTGCGCCGCCCAGGGCCCCGGCTCCCCTCAGCCCCGACCACGCCTTGCAGCAGGTTACGGCGCTGGTCAGAGGTCTGTCGGCCAAAGACCAGCGCATCCGGCGGGCCGGCCTGCCCGCGGAGCAGCAGCCCGTGTTCGATCTGCTGCTCAAGCCCACCCTTACCGCCCCGGAGAAAGCCAGGGTGCGGCAGCAGGCCCCGGCCCTGCTGGCCGGCTTGCGGCAGCAATAA
- a CDS encoding DinB family protein: MKTTSVSRRRFVQSAAGAATGVVLFPALACSTGTPSAPADNSNLVGPLPGYSPQIGTLVSMMHWMRGVVLSSVQSLGQSQLDHLFDPQANIIGAMLLHLAATEAFYQATTFDGRNGYNAQEQKRWGAVMGLGPAGRHAIKGQDLPYYLATLQEVREKTLTELRRRDDAWLAAVDPAFFGNQPTNNYCKWFHVVEHESNHNGQIKWLKSRLPGAKPAEE; encoded by the coding sequence ATGAAAACAACGTCTGTGTCGCGGCGGCGCTTTGTGCAGAGTGCTGCTGGTGCTGCTACCGGTGTGGTGTTGTTTCCGGCTCTGGCCTGCTCTACTGGCACTCCTTCGGCTCCCGCCGACAACTCAAACCTCGTCGGGCCGCTGCCGGGCTACTCCCCGCAAATCGGGACACTGGTTTCGATGATGCACTGGATGCGCGGGGTAGTGCTCAGTTCCGTGCAAAGCCTCGGCCAGTCCCAGCTCGACCACCTGTTCGACCCCCAGGCCAATATCATCGGGGCCATGTTGCTTCACCTGGCCGCCACCGAAGCATTCTACCAGGCTACCACCTTCGATGGCCGCAACGGCTACAATGCCCAGGAGCAAAAACGCTGGGGTGCGGTCATGGGCCTGGGCCCAGCCGGGCGCCACGCCATCAAAGGCCAGGACCTGCCCTACTACCTCGCCACCTTGCAGGAAGTGCGGGAGAAAACCCTCACCGAGCTACGCCGGCGCGACGACGCCTGGCTGGCCGCCGTGGACCCGGCCTTCTTCGGCAATCAGCCCACCAACAACTACTGCAAGTGGTTTCACGTGGTGGAACACGAATCCAACCACAATGGGCAGATTAAGTGGCTGAAAAGCCGCCTGCCGGGTGCTAAGCCCGCCGAAGAATAG